A window of Dickeya zeae NCPPB 2538 contains these coding sequences:
- the hemF gene encoding oxygen-dependent coproporphyrinogen oxidase, producing MSSPDTNAIKQFLLGLQDTLCRQLELADGTASFMEDAWQHASGGGGRSRVLRQGRVFEQAGVNFSHVSGASLPPSASTHRPELAGRSFQAMGVSLVIHPLNPYVPTSHANIRFFIAEKPGEPAVWWFGGGFDLTPFYGFEEDAVHWHQTAFDLCQPFGNDVYPRYKKWCDDYFFLKHRNEARGVGGLFFDDLNTPDFDTSFAFMRAVGEGFQHAYLPIVNRRKDIPWGERERQFQLYRRGRYVEFNLVWDRGTLFGLQSGGRTESILMSMPPLVRWEYQYQPEPDSPEASLYRDFLPARDWLSVSTSPESHE from the coding sequence ATGAGTTCACCGGACACCAACGCTATCAAGCAATTTCTGCTCGGTTTGCAAGACACCCTGTGCCGACAACTGGAACTGGCGGACGGCACCGCCAGCTTTATGGAAGACGCCTGGCAGCATGCCTCCGGCGGTGGCGGGCGCAGCCGTGTTCTGCGTCAGGGGCGCGTATTCGAACAAGCTGGCGTCAACTTCTCTCACGTTTCGGGCGCGTCGCTGCCCCCCTCTGCCAGCACCCATCGTCCCGAGCTGGCAGGACGCAGTTTCCAGGCGATGGGCGTGTCGCTGGTTATCCATCCGCTTAACCCTTATGTGCCAACCAGCCACGCCAACATACGCTTTTTCATCGCTGAAAAACCGGGCGAACCAGCGGTATGGTGGTTTGGTGGCGGGTTTGATCTCACCCCGTTCTACGGTTTCGAAGAAGACGCCGTCCACTGGCACCAGACCGCGTTTGATTTGTGCCAGCCATTTGGCAATGACGTTTACCCGCGTTACAAGAAATGGTGCGATGATTACTTCTTCCTCAAACACCGTAACGAAGCGCGTGGCGTCGGCGGCCTGTTCTTTGATGACCTCAATACGCCGGATTTCGACACCAGCTTTGCTTTCATGCGCGCAGTCGGCGAAGGGTTCCAGCACGCCTATCTGCCTATCGTCAATCGCCGCAAAGATATCCCGTGGGGCGAGCGGGAGCGTCAGTTCCAGCTTTACCGCCGGGGCCGTTATGTGGAATTTAATCTGGTATGGGACCGGGGGACCTTGTTCGGCCTGCAAAGTGGTGGGCGTACCGAATCTATTCTGATGTCGATGCCGCCGCTGGTACGCTGGGAATACCAGTACCAACCCGAGCCAGACAGCCCGGAAGCCTCGCTGTACCGGGACTTTTTACCCGCTCGCGACTGGCTTAGTGTCTCAACATCGCCGGAGTCTCACGAATGA
- a CDS encoding YaiI/YqxD family protein has product MSAIWVDADACPNVIKEVLYRAADRTSTRLTLVANQPLKTPPSPHIHSLRVAAGFDVADNEIVRRVQPGDLVITADIPLAAEVLAKQAIALNPRGERYTEDTIRERLTMRDFMDTLRASGVQTGGPAALNQRDRQQFANELDKWLRQQA; this is encoded by the coding sequence ATGAGTGCCATCTGGGTCGATGCCGACGCGTGCCCTAACGTCATTAAAGAAGTGTTATACCGTGCAGCCGATCGTACCTCGACACGGCTGACGCTAGTGGCCAATCAGCCGCTCAAAACGCCACCTTCGCCACACATCCACAGCCTGCGCGTGGCCGCAGGGTTTGATGTCGCGGATAACGAAATTGTGCGTCGTGTTCAGCCTGGCGATCTGGTGATCACCGCCGATATCCCGCTTGCCGCTGAAGTGCTGGCAAAGCAGGCTATCGCCCTTAACCCACGGGGTGAACGCTACACAGAAGATACCATCCGCGAGCGGCTGACCATGCGGGATTTCATGGATACGCTGCGCGCCAGCGGTGTACAGACCGGTGGCCCGGCGGCATTAAACCAGCGTGACCGCCAACAGTTCGCCAACGAACTGGATAAGTGGCTCCGCCAGCAGGCGTAA
- a CDS encoding TonB family protein, with product MKVTHSFLLSVAVHLSVLWALLWGVVSREQVVLQAGRAGESAASMHVTSFSPHSVRLFSSHPEPSPSVEPVTEPATPTVPETTAVAAASVVPVNERAVVRTVSAETVAKTRLQKPPEKPREPPRTPVDATPVRASEKTDVRNMPTAVLSDNRDTPVKAEAPFAGQGDRATAPVSASASVGGQAAPQGESTQGQASRGAGSSQNDVLKALQRRVSYPVRARSMGVEGQVRLRFDVTSSGTVTNIRVLSENPDGMFSSDVIKDMARWRYQAGSPAIDQTVSVIFRLSGHIELQN from the coding sequence TTGAAAGTTACGCATTCTTTTCTGCTGTCTGTCGCGGTACACCTGTCGGTACTCTGGGCCTTGTTGTGGGGCGTGGTGTCTCGTGAACAGGTTGTGCTGCAGGCCGGGCGTGCCGGGGAAAGTGCGGCAAGTATGCATGTCACGTCATTTTCGCCTCATTCGGTGCGGCTGTTTTCTTCACACCCTGAACCTTCCCCGAGTGTCGAACCGGTTACCGAGCCGGCAACACCTACCGTTCCAGAAACAACCGCAGTTGCTGCTGCGTCGGTGGTGCCTGTCAATGAACGCGCTGTAGTGCGTACGGTGTCGGCTGAGACTGTGGCGAAAACGCGCCTGCAAAAACCACCGGAAAAACCACGGGAACCGCCGCGTACACCAGTTGATGCCACACCGGTGCGAGCGAGTGAAAAAACTGATGTCCGAAACATGCCGACGGCGGTGCTCAGTGATAACCGGGATACGCCGGTGAAGGCTGAAGCACCGTTTGCCGGGCAGGGAGATCGTGCTACCGCGCCGGTGTCCGCCAGTGCATCGGTGGGCGGTCAGGCTGCGCCGCAGGGCGAAAGTACTCAAGGGCAGGCCAGTCGTGGCGCAGGAAGTAGTCAAAACGACGTGCTCAAGGCGTTGCAGCGCCGTGTGAGCTACCCGGTTCGGGCACGTTCAATGGGGGTGGAGGGTCAGGTGCGATTGCGCTTTGACGTGACCTCCAGCGGCACGGTGACCAACATTCGGGTGCTATCGGAAAACCCCGACGGCATGTTCAGCAGCGACGTTATCAAAGATATGGCGCGCTGGCGTTATCAGGCGGGCTCACCCGCCATCGATCAGACCGTGTCAGTCATTTTTCGATTGAGTGGTCATATCGAACTTCAGAATTGA
- a CDS encoding GNAT family acetyltransferase yields the protein MEIRIFRQDDFEEVITLWERCDLLRPWNDPEMDIERKLNHDPDLFLVAEVGGEVVGSVMGGYDGHRGSAYYLGVHPDYRGRGIANALISRLEKKLIARGCPKIHLMVRQNNTAVISMYEKMNYDLVDSITLGKRLIEDQEY from the coding sequence ATGGAAATCCGCATATTCAGGCAAGATGACTTTGAAGAAGTGATCACCCTTTGGGAACGTTGTGATTTGCTGCGTCCCTGGAACGATCCGGAAATGGATATTGAGCGTAAGCTCAACCATGACCCCGACCTGTTTCTGGTGGCGGAAGTGGGTGGTGAGGTCGTGGGTTCCGTGATGGGCGGATACGACGGGCATCGCGGTTCTGCCTACTATTTGGGTGTTCATCCTGATTACCGTGGCCGCGGTATCGCCAATGCCCTGATCAGCCGTCTGGAGAAAAAACTGATCGCACGTGGTTGCCCGAAGATTCACCTGATGGTGCGCCAGAACAACACGGCCGTCATCAGCATGTATGAAAAGATGAATTACGACCTGGTCGATAGCATTACGCTGGGCAAGCGTTTGATTGAAGATCAGGAGTATTAA